The genomic window tgttggtgaaccatatatatatggttttatatatatatatattttcacgctctatataatatatatgcttgtaaaacacaatatatatatatatatatatatatatatatatatatatatatatatatatatatatatatatatatatatatattaaatacagCAATAAATGTACACTTGAATGtttaaagttaaaaacaaagagCAAAATGTCATTCTAGAACCAGATCAATGAAAGAACTGCAATTAATCATAGAAATGCTATTTTAAGAAGATTTATAGGGCTAAGtacctctctgtctccctctgtgaTCTTCAGTGCTTTTTTAGAGAAGGACAGCAGAATGACACAAAAACAAAACCGACTAAATCTGCCTaggataaaacaaaaaacaaaatgttccccagcagatttcctttcttttattatttaaattactgtggggggaaaaaccctgtAAATCGGAGAATAAATCATTCTGCAAGGATTGTTCAGATGGAGACCAACAGTACAGCAAAAGCAATGGAGAACTTGTAATAGTCTATATAGCAGCCATCTGGTGCCCTCCGGCTGTATTAGGTCCACAACTGCAAAATTGCAGAGCCAACATTAAGTGGGATAATGGGCACTGTAGTTTCAACATACCCCAAGAACGTGGAGTTGCAGAAGTTTCGTTATTATCAAGTAATGGGAGTATCAACATCATCCAATAACAATGACACTTCTCCAACGCTTCATCCATTttgctcttttaaaattattttttttctatccagTATTTGATACGGTATGTAAAACTTTGAACAGGGATGGAGGGATAGTGGtgataatttaaaagaaagtgaTGCCATTACATTCTAATTTTTCCTTAGGTGCAAACATATTCCTACCCACCCACCTGCTATTTCAACTGCAGTTTTAGATCTAGGAGAGGAGGAAAGGTAAGGGGAGGTTCTATTACTGACCCTTGTAGAGATCCTTTTTTGAAAGATGCGCTATCAATCCATATATAGAAACAAGTGAAACACCTTAGCAGGCAAGAAAGATTGCTCATGATGCTGTTAAGATGTCCCAATAACAGATACTCCTTTAAATAATCCCCCAACATTAAACTAGTTAAGGCAAGCTCAAGTACATATGATTTCCATGACAGAACAGGATTCTTCCATTTCTGCTATTTGTCATCTGACTTTATACAAAATGGGCTCTATCCAGTTCCTAGAAATTAACGCAGTTCTCTCAGTTATACATGCAAAGTGCTAAACCAAGCCCTACTCGACCAAGTATAATCCATCTTTTCATAAATCTTTAATTCCTGACTTTGGGCAGTTTATTAACTTCTGGTGAAGATCAGTTGCCAGACAAATGCAAATTGTGATATAAAGCAGAGTGGGCAATTTGTGGCTTGTGGCCGGATTCAGTTCCCACAGTATTGCCGGGAAAATTATTTTCATCAGTGCAACTAGTCCTTTTAAtgcaataccccccccccccactaaaatAGATATTTAAGCCCTACCAACATTTCCCTTTTCCAatacataataataattaaaaaatcagTCCCATCCTCACTGGCAATATTATGACTTTATAAACAATGCTCTGTTGGGCTTCAGCACCACCACCAGCCTCAAAATCCCATGCATTTCCCAACCGAAGGGTAAAGTGTCATTTTAAGCCAGTGCAACTCTCGGGATTTTTAATAGTAAATGTTTGTTGGGATGGTGATATTTGCAAACAAACTGGAGCTTTCTTAAGAGgattattgattaaatttatcCAGGAGAGTTTGCAAATGCTACCCCAGAGCAGAGAATAAACAAGGTAAATATGGAAGAgagcactttttctttctttcacaactTGTAGAATCaatcaaaagaaaagaatgacTCTTGTCCAGGATAAGACTTGACACTGCTATTTCTAAAAGCAAATTACCGTAAAGAGATGTAACCAAGATCACATCTATCATGGTTATCATAATTTCAAAATCTTTCTTCAGGACATCAATTAACTTATTCTCTGCTActtataaaagagagagagagagagagaggagtgccaacaagtgaggggagggggaaggttacCAGATCAAATTCTTACCATTTGGGGCTGTCGTTGGCTCAGTTCACCCATCAAAGACAATTCCTGAGTTTTGGTCTTGGCCTGGGCCAgagatggttaacctttttggcacccagTGCCAAAGATtgagcacacatgcacatgcacatgctggagaACCAGAACCTGGAGAAACAGCTGGCAAtgatgcatgtgcccacagaaaggactctgcatgccactctGGCAGGtgcgccataggttcgccatcacaggtctaggccCTGTAGGTAGTTAGGGATCAAATGGCTTTTTTAGTCTAGTGAGCTCTGGCAACTTTTGCTACAATATTCATCAATTCCTGCAGGATAATTTCCGTTCTAGGGATAAAGTAATATGAAACCTACAGTCCCAAATAATGCctccaatttttatttgaatttttcaaagtggaagaaaagaaacattcaCAGTTCATTGTGTTGGGAGTTTTCATGGTGAAGATCCATGGAGAATGATCTGTATGGAAGCAACAGGGCAAAAAGCTCTCCTGTTGTCATTATGATAATGGATTAGACACTCCAACAATATTGCAATGAAACTGCCAGGCACACCATTTATGATTACGGATGTGCTTCCACAACAAGAACAAACTGTCCAACTCAAACGTATAAAAATGATCAGTCGCCACATGTCACCTCACCTTTAATTACCAGTAAATCATTTCTTTCTCTAAGCTGGGGCTTTCCTTCCTGGGGAGGCATTGTGCAGTTTTTGCCTAAAACACATGAGATTTGGCTCAAAGCTATGTCTTGCGGATTATCTCCCTCAGTTCCCCTGGTTTGAGACTTAAAGATATAATTCCAAATTAGGAAATAGGAACCTTGTAATTGCTTGAGAACTAACACATTACAGTATATGATTTTTGCaactaaatcaggggtgggtttcaaccggttctcggccgtccctgcgaactggttggtcggcgaacccagaagtaagtaacttccgggaacggcgaagggcccacccgcccgcccgcgctccttacccagttttgacgagttctgcgcttccacgcatgcgcaggacgcatacagcgcctgcgcgatcctccagaagcagctgtagcatcgcacagacgctagtacgcatgcgtgcactgcgcgcgtgcacgaggccgccggccccgttccaaccgaaccggttggaacggggcgaaaaacccacccctgaactaaaTCCACTTTGTCAGACAGACTACTTCAAGCcgctaatgggggggggggggaaggcccaGTCCGTGAAAATGTGTGCTAAAGTAAACATTTTAAGGTATCATAGGAGTTTATACTTGGTTTTGCTctgaaacaaagcaaaaaatatCACCCTGGAATTTACCAGGAATCAAAGCTCATCAAACATTATGTAGCTAccctaaaaataatttttgcTCAATCCTATAGTGGAACATACTATGAATTTGGAGCAATATGAAGGGGGGTGGAACCTACTTGTTCAAGTTATATTCcatagggaaaaaataataatccaaaaacattatttatgttagccatgaaaaccaatcTACCAAACTCTTTTGACATCAGATAACATCTTCATGCCAAATGTTCTTATTGTATCATTTAACTAATGCAACCAACTAAGAACAGAGTAGCATGCTTTTATCAGTGGAGCTCTTAGAAGCTATGGCTAAGTCTGTGCAATCTACATAAACTTGATTCAAGCATCTttatggcctgttttttttttcctgtaacaCCCAACTGGACCttcctgaatctttttttttttaaaaaaaacagtaaacaCAATTGAATCAGCTGTGCCCCAACAGATTGCAAACTGATTACATTTTACCTTCCTATTATTTGGTAAAAAGCTAACACACATTTTTCCTCCATAAGGATCTGCAGGTTCTACGAGGGCATTTCAAACGCATCTACTATTTCAGCACCAACTAGGCAATGTGGCTTTAGCAACAAATATTGTTCCTTTAAACTGCTTCCCTTTTCCAGGCCTGATGTGTATAGTCATATTTCTGTCAGGGAAAAGCTGATTCGattcacttcctttttttttcccaccCCGAGTCAAGACAAAAATCTAGCAGTACAGAGACATCCTGCTCCGCCGCATGGCCTCACTGATCAAGTAAGCAGGACTCAGTTCTGGTTCTTCGGTCATAATCACAATATTCTGCCATTCACCCAGCTGGTTGGATCTCTTAATGGTATCCACCACACACAAAGCATAGAGGCAATCATCAAAAGTTGCAGCCATTGTGAGTGGCCGTCCGTCCCAGGTCCGTCGGTCGTCTTGATCTTCAAATGCCTCCCTGACTGCTTGTACCATCTTTATAGTGCCCCGGAGGTACGGAGATGGGATGTCACTGAAGGCCTTCTCAGGTAACAAGGCATTGCTGACTGGGGCAGAATCCTTCAAGAGGAGCTCCTTCTGTGGAGAGTTATTGCTTTGTCCATACAAATCAGTGCCGACCGCAATTAGCCGCCCGTTTGATCCAATCACAACAATATCTTGTTTAAATTCTCCCGGCATGTTGAAATTAAGGGTAACCGTGCAGCACACGCCACCTTCTAAGACCATTTGAAATGTACAGAAGTCATCACTCGTAATTTGCCGTATTCCCTNNNNNNNNNNNNNNNNNNNNNNNNNNNNNNNNNNNNNNNNNNNNNNNNNNNNNNNNNNNNNNNNNNNNNNNNNNNNNNNNNNNNNNNNNNNNNNNNNNNNcgtgagatttgaaccgctgaactgcagatcacagtcagctgaagtgaaatataagtctaataaataaataaataaataaataaataaataaataaaaagctttcAAACTGTCATTCaccttaatgtctatggagattctcaggtgctttttcatgaggcaactggactttctggtttttctttgaggacattttgtttctcatccaagaagcttcttctgctgttATAATTTCCTGCATACAGCACCCTGGGAAGAAATgaatccccaccatccagtcagagctgaagaagcttcttggatgagaagcgaaacgccttcaaagaaaaaccagtaagtccagttgcctcttgaaaaaaaaaaaagcaccttgggccaaccatgacctggatgactgagaatccacATAGACATTTAGCGGtgtcaaggttcaaggttcattttatttatatgccgccctattcccggagggactcagggcagcgcacaaacccaaggaggggaagggaaacacaagaactacaacaaaaagtacagtacaatttaaaacaaccaacagccacacgattcgagaggggaagggaactcatcgaccccaggcctgccgacacagccaggttttaacggcttttcggaaggcctggagagaggtgagggtccgaatctctgcggggagctcgttcatTCACCTTGCATATAATTTCCACAGAAATAAAAGTCTGCGATGCTAAACTTTACAGACATTGGGAGACAGATAGAACACTAATGTCTTTATGCATTTTAAGAATGGTATAAACCACCATAAACAATCTTGGTAGCAGAAAACAGGAGACGCATATCGTAGTATAAGTTATGGCAGTTTcatggagagagaaaagagacccACAACTGTCCAGTATTAGAGCTATTCTCCACAAGATTCAGTGATCCCAACATTTGGGATAAAAAACATCTAAGTATTAAGTATTTCAAAGACTACAGTTTCCAatcaaaattagaatataaatccATAGATTTATTGCAGAACAAACAGATTTTACAATTCTTCCACATAGTTCCAGAAATGAACAaatctgattttgtttttttgtttttttgttttcctacTTCCAGTTTAACTAAACTAGttaatttatacatacatacatgtataaacatgtatatatgtaacatatatgtatgtatgtatgtatgcatgcatgcatgcacgcacgcacgcacacacacgcacacacacacacacacaaatgtattcTTGCATGAGTCACATCTGAACTGGCATGCAGTTATATccccaaaccaggggtgggttctggcaggctttactgctggtttgcttgtgcacgcgcatgcgcagttcaattaaaattgttttgcgcatgtgcagaactcaaaaacaagatggtggtggtgaCGGCGGCAACTGGGGAATcggtttggaggcatggcaggtctgggtcgctgccagttccagcgaccctgggtcgctgccagttccagcgacccaggccaccataccactaccggttcagccgaattggtccaaaccggtaggaactcacctctgccccAAACCAAATTAATATTTTTGCTTCATATTACATTTAATCAAAACAACTTTCAATTGATGAAAAGGGCAGTAGTATTTAAATGTCAATAAATTATATTTACTTTGGTCCATCAAGAGAGAGGCAAGAccttttttacaaaaagaaatatgACAAAATTAATGGCAATGTATTGCGGTTTGTTTAACCTATGTTAATTAAATACTGTAACTCATAACAGGCTAGGTTACTACAACAAACTACAATACATTGTAGACCAGAATGGCTAAATTCATATCATCCAAATGACTAAATATAACTATTCAAACATGGCAATGCAGAATCATCAGGATCAGTGACACTTCAAAAATTCTATGTAGGTTCGCCAGAAATAATGCAGTGGTCTTAAGATACTAAGGCTATGAATACAAAAAATCTTAAAAATCTGTCTTGAGTATTTACTGTCATGTGTCTTTCCATTAAATACTTTAGTGAAAAACACTCACAAAGAATTTTCCACTTCTTTTTTAGTGAGCTAATTCCCTCAAAATATCTtaccatatatttaaaaaaatcttatctgGAAGAATAAACATGGTTGAACATACGTACTTGCAATAAAAAGTTCATTGTCTAAATACATACTGCATATGCTCACTTCTGAATGAGTCTatagaaaaaaaactttctcatataaaaagaatatatatatacacatagccTATATTGACTAAAGCAAAAATGTGTTGCCAAATAAAATTCCATCTTCTGGTATAACACTTTGAATGGTCTCCTTTTTCGACTTTAAGAAATCGTCTATCGTAATTCGATGTCCAGCCCAGAATATTCTATTGatttttaaagttatatttttataaatgttaGATAACATTCAGTAAGAATATTGCTGAATGTCTGAATTCGTGCTGATCAGTGTTGGTATTTCTCTTGTTTGTATACTGTAATagatcagcacaaacacaactaGGGTATGGTTAAATTGTCTGATGACTTAGTTTTCTCATTCTCATATCTGCAAGAGGCAATAggctaaaaaaaatgtttgtttttgctAAACATGGAAGTTAAAAGGGGAACAGCAGTCAAAACTGGTAAGGTGGTAAGTGCAACTTCATTGCAATAGAACAGATATGTTCCTCAAAGACTCTTTGAGGAGTATCCTTTTAGTAGAATTCAACCTTTGGTGATTTCACTCCAGCTGTTGGCAATTCCTTCTTGAGAGATGTATTTTTATTTCCCAATCTAATCTACAGGAATCTAATTTCTCATGGTCTCCCATCTAGGTGTTAACCAATCCCAGTTAGTTTCTGAGATCAGTTAGATAGAATACTAACACCTCATGGTAGCTGAGAATTAATTCAATCTTGGGGAAACATTAATTAAAAAGAGTTATATcctgctaaaaaaataataatggatttTGCGTCACATTGAAGTGGTTTTACAGATATTAAAAATGCATCTCAGGAGTCTTAAATTATTACAAGCCTCTTCCACATACACAGGCTGTTTGACATCATTTATCTATTATGGATTTTAGACATTTATAAGCTGCCCAGTCCTATAACAACTCTGAGAagttttatttatcctaattttgCCTTGCTCTAATCGGTGCATCTAAGTTATAACGAGGGGCTATACCATAGCAACTGCTTGAAGGACACAAGATTATTACATAATTTGGAAGCTGacgaaaaaaaatattgaggaaAAGAGTTCTGTAAGCTAATTTAAACATTACAtttttaccagaggtgggttcctgccagtttgcaccagttcggtagaaccggttcgtcaaatctaccgaaccggttagaagaggttccgccagtggacccaaaaagcaggccacacctacagaagaggttccaaaaaattttgaaacccaccactgacacaaacacacacacacacatacacacacacacacacagatagacagacagactcacacagagagagaaagagaaagagaaagaaaggaagaaaaataaaaaaagaaaaaagaaagaaaaagtgagagagatgaaagaaaaaaggaaaaagggacagagagacaaaaggaaggagagagagagagagagagagagagagagagagaacacatggctggcaagccactgccaccaggtcacatggccggcaagccactcccacaaaggaggccacaccctcagagtaagttcgaaaattttttgaaacccaccactgatttttacTCCAGGAAGTATatcctaaaaataataaaatattactgATTCTTTTTTGCTTGCCTCTGgcacaataaaaataatactaaataaGTTCAAATAGTAAACAAGGGAGACTTCTTATTACTTTTGAATTAATCATAAAGCAAGAGATGCAAACACGTTGGGGACTCTTACAaaacaactgttggaagaaatttgtCAGATCATAAAATAACTGCCACAGACAATATAACCAAATTATAAAAGAATTTACTCCAACTTCCTCAATCATTATCTTCTACAAGATGATCCCTATTACCTCTATTTATCTGTGTCTTTAATCAAAtcattctttcaaagcaaacactGGAGAAGTTCCTTATGGTTTGTGTTTTCTAATAATGAACACATGCATCCTAGGCATTCTCAGAAATTAAAATGATGCTGGAACTTGGCAAGTGCCAAAGAAAATAGCCACCGGCACACTAGTGCTTAGGAGCGTTATATTGGAGTTGCCAGATACAGATAATAAGGAAAGGGaacaatgcaggggtgaaattcaacaggttctgacaggttctggataaccagaagcggaaattttgagttgtttagagaaccggcaaataccacctctggctggccccagagtacgatgggaatggagattttgcaatatccttcccctggagtagggtgggaatggggattttgcagtatccttcccctaccatgctcaccaagccacgcccacagaaccggtagtaaacaaaattgaatttcaccattggaaCAATAGCAGTAGTATCGAGAGCAGACATGTCCAACCCGTGGGGCGCATACACCtctggacagctagtaatgcGGCCCCACAAGATtctaaacttttaacattatcaAGTGATTgatattaactatattatatattttatatgtggcccaagacaaCTCCTCTTTACTCAACTCTTCCCAGGCAAACCAAAAAGTTGGGCAGATGATcaagaacagtggtagtcaacctgatccctactgcccacttgtgggtgttccaagctttcatggtgggcggtaggggttttgtccaatactgaagcactttacttttttttaatttaattgacttccctactttataaatcactattactgtggaactggtgggcggttagaaaattttactactaacagagatacaaaagtgggcggtaggtataaaaatgttgactacccctgatctagacacaCCAGCACAAAAcccttaaaattcttccttttaaGGTATACAGcctttgaaaataatttgaagGAAGTACTCCAGAATTTACTCATGCATAGCATCTATCTGAGTGATACTGACTGTGTGCCATCACGTTGGTTTTGAGTCCtagcaagcagatagatggatttTCTCCAATGTAGTCTGTCCCCAGTATAATCCTACAGGGCTTCCAATAATACAGTACTTGAGTCCACTCATCTTAGTTATCcttgccttctctttccttctacctttcccaaacattacatttttttctagAGAGCTAGATCTTcatataatgtgtccaaagtatgaTAATTTGAGTCTGGTCACTTATGCTGTGGGTGAGAATATGGAGTTGTTCAATGACTTGTTTTCTTGCCAAACCATGATAtattcaggagtcttctccaataccAAAGCTCAATAGCATCAGTACTATTTTCAACCTGCTTTTTTCAAATTCCAACTTTTACTTCCATAGAGTATCACAAGAAAAACAATTGTC from Thamnophis elegans isolate rThaEle1 chromosome 8, rThaEle1.pri, whole genome shotgun sequence includes these protein-coding regions:
- the GFOD1 gene encoding glucose-fructose oxidoreductase domain-containing protein 1, giving the protein MLPGVGVFGTSLTARVIIPLLKDEGFAVKALWGRTQEEAEELAKEMSVPFYTSRIDEVLLHQDVDLVCINLPPPLTRQIAVKTGIRQITSDDFCTFQMVLEGGVCCTVTLNFNMPGEFKQDIVVIGSNGRLIAVGTDLYGQSNNSPQKELLLKDSAPVSNALLPEKAFSDIPSPYLRGTIKMVQAVREAFEDQDDRRTWDGRPLTMAATFDDCLYALCVVDTIKRSNQLGEWQNIVIMTEEPELSPAYLISEAMRRSRMSLYC